A portion of the Ptiloglossa arizonensis isolate GNS036 chromosome 11, iyPtiAriz1_principal, whole genome shotgun sequence genome contains these proteins:
- the Coq2 gene encoding ubiquinone biosynthesis protein COQ2, mitochondrial isoform X1 yields the protein MIIVQRCQRLIGFTKLLTSYVQSSQKHFIVNQLYSHIAIRTSSFSYNKHESVSNYASTQNVSKPVKVLSKTNDEMAHEVIKVQPKQKATFSAKIINNSSPKVQPYLKLLRMDKPIGSWLLFWPCGWSIAMAAPSGAFPDFQLLFLFGLGSFIMRGAGCIINDMWDQDIDGMVARTKGRPLVTGEISPLQSLVFLGSQLTLGLLVLLQLNLYSIILGASSIVLVIFYPIMKRVTYWPQLVLGMTFNWGALLGWSAVHGSCNWSVCLPLYFAGIFWTLFYDTIYAHQDKIDDIIIGVKSTALKFGNRTKIYLSAFSSIMITGLITSGILTEQTWPYYTALGLIGTHFANQIYSLNINNSADCARKFISNHRIGMIVFAGIVLGNLVKDSIHKRNDNIKQELKIESTSTKQKAH from the exons ATGATAATAGTGCAGAGGTGTCAGCGATTAATAGGATTCACAAAATTGTTAACATCCTACGTACAATCTAGTCAAAAACATTTTATTGTTAACCAGTTGTACTCTCACATCGCAATTCGCACTTCATCTTTTTCATATAATAAACATGAAAGTGTAAGTAATTATGCATCAACACAAAATGTGTCGAAACCTGTTAAAGTCTTATCAAAGACAAATGATGAAATGGCACATGAAGTAATAAAGGTACAACCAAAACAAAAAGCAACATTTAGTGCAAAAATAATCAATAATTCCTCACCTAAGGTACAACCGTATTTGAAACTATTGAGAATGGATAAACCAATAG gATCATGGTTATTGTTTTGGCCTTGTGGTTGGAGTATAGCCATGGCAGCACCATCGGGTGCATTCCCAGATTTCcaacttttgtttctttttggatTAGGTTCGTTCATCATGCGTGGAGCaggatgcattataaatgatatgTGGGATCAAGATATTGATGGAATG GTAGCCAGAACAAAAGGTAGGCCATTGGTTACGGGAGAAATTTCACCCCTCCAATCGCTTGTCTTCCTTGGAAGCCAGTTAACTTTGGGACTACTTGTATTGTTACAATTAAACCTTTATAGTATTATACTGGGTGCAAGTTCAATAG TTTTAGTAATATTTTATCCCATTATGAAAAGAGTAACATATTGGCCACAATTGGTACTAGGAATGACTTTTAATTGGGGTGCACTTTTGGGTTGGTCTGCTGTCCACGGATCATGTAACTGGTCTGTATGTCTACCTCTTTATTTTGCTGGAATTTTTTGGACGCTATTCTATGATACTATATATGCGCATCAG GACAAAATAGATGATATTATAATAGGTGTAAAATCAACAGCTTTAAAGTTTGGAAATAGAACAAAAATATACTTATCTGCATTCAGTTCAATTATGATAACGGGCTTAATTACATCAGGTATACTAACTGAACAAACTTGGCCATATTATACAGCACTTGGATTAATTGGTACTCATTTTGCTAATCAG ATTTACAGCTTAAATATCAATAATTCTGCAGACTGTGCTAGAAAATTTATCTCTAATCACAGGATAGGAATGATTGTATTTGCTGGAATTGTGTTAGGAAATTTAGTAAAAGATTCTATACACAAAAGAAATGACAATATCAAACAAGAATTAAAAATAGAGTCTACTTCTACCAAACAGAAAGCACATTAG
- the Coq2 gene encoding ubiquinone biosynthesis protein COQ2, mitochondrial isoform X2 encodes MIIVQRCQRLIGFTKLLTSYVQSSQKHFIVNQLYSHIAIRTSSFSYNKHESVSNYASTQNVSKPVKVLSKTNDEMAHEVIKVQPYLKLLRMDKPIGSWLLFWPCGWSIAMAAPSGAFPDFQLLFLFGLGSFIMRGAGCIINDMWDQDIDGMVARTKGRPLVTGEISPLQSLVFLGSQLTLGLLVLLQLNLYSIILGASSIVLVIFYPIMKRVTYWPQLVLGMTFNWGALLGWSAVHGSCNWSVCLPLYFAGIFWTLFYDTIYAHQDKIDDIIIGVKSTALKFGNRTKIYLSAFSSIMITGLITSGILTEQTWPYYTALGLIGTHFANQIYSLNINNSADCARKFISNHRIGMIVFAGIVLGNLVKDSIHKRNDNIKQELKIESTSTKQKAH; translated from the exons ATGATAATAGTGCAGAGGTGTCAGCGATTAATAGGATTCACAAAATTGTTAACATCCTACGTACAATCTAGTCAAAAACATTTTATTGTTAACCAGTTGTACTCTCACATCGCAATTCGCACTTCATCTTTTTCATATAATAAACATGAAAGTGTAAGTAATTATGCATCAACACAAAATGTGTCGAAACCTGTTAAAGTCTTATCAAAGACAAATGATGAAATGGCACATGAAGTAATAAAG GTACAACCGTATTTGAAACTATTGAGAATGGATAAACCAATAG gATCATGGTTATTGTTTTGGCCTTGTGGTTGGAGTATAGCCATGGCAGCACCATCGGGTGCATTCCCAGATTTCcaacttttgtttctttttggatTAGGTTCGTTCATCATGCGTGGAGCaggatgcattataaatgatatgTGGGATCAAGATATTGATGGAATG GTAGCCAGAACAAAAGGTAGGCCATTGGTTACGGGAGAAATTTCACCCCTCCAATCGCTTGTCTTCCTTGGAAGCCAGTTAACTTTGGGACTACTTGTATTGTTACAATTAAACCTTTATAGTATTATACTGGGTGCAAGTTCAATAG TTTTAGTAATATTTTATCCCATTATGAAAAGAGTAACATATTGGCCACAATTGGTACTAGGAATGACTTTTAATTGGGGTGCACTTTTGGGTTGGTCTGCTGTCCACGGATCATGTAACTGGTCTGTATGTCTACCTCTTTATTTTGCTGGAATTTTTTGGACGCTATTCTATGATACTATATATGCGCATCAG GACAAAATAGATGATATTATAATAGGTGTAAAATCAACAGCTTTAAAGTTTGGAAATAGAACAAAAATATACTTATCTGCATTCAGTTCAATTATGATAACGGGCTTAATTACATCAGGTATACTAACTGAACAAACTTGGCCATATTATACAGCACTTGGATTAATTGGTACTCATTTTGCTAATCAG ATTTACAGCTTAAATATCAATAATTCTGCAGACTGTGCTAGAAAATTTATCTCTAATCACAGGATAGGAATGATTGTATTTGCTGGAATTGTGTTAGGAAATTTAGTAAAAGATTCTATACACAAAAGAAATGACAATATCAAACAAGAATTAAAAATAGAGTCTACTTCTACCAAACAGAAAGCACATTAG
- the Dak1 gene encoding cytidine/uridine monophosphate kinase Dak1 isoform X2 — protein MCVFAAGLRLFMMSTIQKPEVLFILGGPGAGKGTLCSNITDKYGYVHLSAGDLLREERAKPGSQYGELIENHIKNGTIVPVAITCNLLDRAIQSSQNPHKKFLIDGFPRNQDNIDGWNKVMSDKCTVKGVLFCECSREICTQRCLKRGAEGSGRCDDNLNVLAKRHETYIINTLPIIEHFEKQGLVYKLNSTQSPKNVFEDAVKILTEIGW, from the exons ATGTGT GTATTTGCAGCTGGACTACGACTTTTTATGATGTCTACGATCCAAAAACCTgaggttttatttattttgggtGGACCGGGTGCTGGTAAAGGTACCTTGTGTTCCAACATTACAGATAAATACGGTTATGTACATTTGTCGGCTGGTGATTTGTTAAGAGAGGAACGTGCAAAGCCAGGCTCACAATACGGAGAACTCATTGAAAATCACATTAAAAATGGGACGATTGTACCTGTTGCGATCACTTGCAATCTACTGGATCGCGCGATACAATCGTCTCAAAACCCACATAAAAAATTTCTGATCGATGGTTTCCCACGAAATCAGGATAATATTGATGGATGGAACAAG GTAATGTCCGATAAATGCACAGTGAAGGGGGTATTATTTTGCGAATGTAGCAGAGAGATATGCACGCAACGATGCTTGAAGCGTGGAGCTGAAGGAAGTGGACGATGCGACGATAACTTGAATGTTTTGGCAAAGAGGCACGAAACTTATATTATAAACACTTTGCCTATAATTGAGCATTTTGAGAAACAGGGCTTGGTTTATAAATTAAACAGTACGCAGTCACCAAAGAATGTATTTGAAGATGCTGTAAAAATTTTAACCGAAATAGGATGGTAA
- the Dak1 gene encoding cytidine/uridine monophosphate kinase Dak1 isoform X1, whose amino-acid sequence MFKVFAAGLRLFMMSTIQKPEVLFILGGPGAGKGTLCSNITDKYGYVHLSAGDLLREERAKPGSQYGELIENHIKNGTIVPVAITCNLLDRAIQSSQNPHKKFLIDGFPRNQDNIDGWNKVMSDKCTVKGVLFCECSREICTQRCLKRGAEGSGRCDDNLNVLAKRHETYIINTLPIIEHFEKQGLVYKLNSTQSPKNVFEDAVKILTEIGW is encoded by the exons ATGTTCAAGGTATTTGCAGCTGGACTACGACTTTTTATGATGTCTACGATCCAAAAACCTgaggttttatttattttgggtGGACCGGGTGCTGGTAAAGGTACCTTGTGTTCCAACATTACAGATAAATACGGTTATGTACATTTGTCGGCTGGTGATTTGTTAAGAGAGGAACGTGCAAAGCCAGGCTCACAATACGGAGAACTCATTGAAAATCACATTAAAAATGGGACGATTGTACCTGTTGCGATCACTTGCAATCTACTGGATCGCGCGATACAATCGTCTCAAAACCCACATAAAAAATTTCTGATCGATGGTTTCCCACGAAATCAGGATAATATTGATGGATGGAACAAG GTAATGTCCGATAAATGCACAGTGAAGGGGGTATTATTTTGCGAATGTAGCAGAGAGATATGCACGCAACGATGCTTGAAGCGTGGAGCTGAAGGAAGTGGACGATGCGACGATAACTTGAATGTTTTGGCAAAGAGGCACGAAACTTATATTATAAACACTTTGCCTATAATTGAGCATTTTGAGAAACAGGGCTTGGTTTATAAATTAAACAGTACGCAGTCACCAAAGAATGTATTTGAAGATGCTGTAAAAATTTTAACCGAAATAGGATGGTAA
- the Dak1 gene encoding cytidine/uridine monophosphate kinase Dak1 isoform X3 has protein sequence MMSTIQKPEVLFILGGPGAGKGTLCSNITDKYGYVHLSAGDLLREERAKPGSQYGELIENHIKNGTIVPVAITCNLLDRAIQSSQNPHKKFLIDGFPRNQDNIDGWNKVMSDKCTVKGVLFCECSREICTQRCLKRGAEGSGRCDDNLNVLAKRHETYIINTLPIIEHFEKQGLVYKLNSTQSPKNVFEDAVKILTEIGW, from the exons ATGATGTCTACGATCCAAAAACCTgaggttttatttattttgggtGGACCGGGTGCTGGTAAAGGTACCTTGTGTTCCAACATTACAGATAAATACGGTTATGTACATTTGTCGGCTGGTGATTTGTTAAGAGAGGAACGTGCAAAGCCAGGCTCACAATACGGAGAACTCATTGAAAATCACATTAAAAATGGGACGATTGTACCTGTTGCGATCACTTGCAATCTACTGGATCGCGCGATACAATCGTCTCAAAACCCACATAAAAAATTTCTGATCGATGGTTTCCCACGAAATCAGGATAATATTGATGGATGGAACAAG GTAATGTCCGATAAATGCACAGTGAAGGGGGTATTATTTTGCGAATGTAGCAGAGAGATATGCACGCAACGATGCTTGAAGCGTGGAGCTGAAGGAAGTGGACGATGCGACGATAACTTGAATGTTTTGGCAAAGAGGCACGAAACTTATATTATAAACACTTTGCCTATAATTGAGCATTTTGAGAAACAGGGCTTGGTTTATAAATTAAACAGTACGCAGTCACCAAAGAATGTATTTGAAGATGCTGTAAAAATTTTAACCGAAATAGGATGGTAA